The nucleotide sequence AGGTTCAGGGTTCTGTATTTAATATCGATGGGATAGTTTCATTAAGGATATATTCACTTAAGGATGATGAGATTTTTGTTGGCACAACAAATAATGAATATCTTGAGTATTCAGCCGGAAAAGGGGAGATAATTGCTGCAAACGGGGCTGCATTATGGGGAACCGCAGGAGAAAAAAAATATTTGTGGATGGCAAGGGCAATATTAAGTACTGACACAATACAACCCATAGGATATATGGTGATAATCTGTGATCCTTCATTTATGGGAGAGGCGCTTCCCGGGAAAGTAGGGTCGTTTGATACAAGTTCTTATCTGATATCTAAAACAGGGATGATAATTGCAAGTTCTGAAGATAGTCTGATAGGAAAAAAGGCAGATCTTGATATTTACAGAGGCGGTAAAAAAACAGCGCGGGATCTCTATAGCGGTCGTAAGGCTTACTATTCAATGAAAACCGGCTCGGATGAAGGATGGATTTTATTAACTACGGTTGAGCAGAGTCTGCTTTTTTATGAAATCTTAAAATTGATATTAGGTTTTGCAGTAATATTTTCACTTATAATCATTATTTCAAATATTGTGACAAAATCTGCAGTCCAGAGACTCGTCAGGCCTACTGAGAGACTTCTCGACGGCATGAAGAAATTTGGAGAAGGAAATTTATCAGCCAGAGTAGAGGTAAGTGGAAATGATGAGATAACTGAACTTACGGAAGCGTATAATTCCATGGCGGATCAGGTTCAAAACCTTATGGAAAAGGTATATGAATTGGAATTGTCCAATAAACAGGCAGAGATTGAGTTTCTGAAAATGCAGATCAACCCGCATTTCCTTTACAATACATTGGATACTATGAGTTGGATGGGGTTTTCGTGCGGAAGCGAAGAAATAACGGATATGGCAGTATCTCTTGCAGAAATCCTGCGGGCAAGTATAAAGCAGGATATCATAATTAAAATTTCGGATGAGATAAGGATTGTTGAGGATTATCTGAGAATACAGCATTACAGGTTTAGAGACAGAATAAATGCTGAGGTTAGTGTAGATGAGGATATTCGTGATTGCTATATGCCGGGATTTTTGCTCCAGCCTCTTATAGAGAATTCTATTACTCATGGATTGGAGGGCGAAATAGGAAGAAAAGGTATCATAGTAGTTGAGGGTTACAGAGAAGACGATAAGATTTTATTTTCGGTAACAGATAATGGAAAAGGAATGACGGAAGAAGAGCTTAAAAAGCTTATAGAGAATTGCAAGGATACTCATGCAAGGGATTCTATAGGCATAAAGAATGTTTATAGAAGGTTATATATGATCTTTGGAGAGGAGTGCTCTTTTAATATAGAGAGCAGTCCCGATCATGGAACACGGGTTAGTTTTAAGATATCAGCAGATATGAAGCTGAATTAAAAGAGGTATAGAATGAACGGATTAATTTTTGGAGCAGCATATTATCCTGAATATGAAATAGAAAAAAGAACTGAAAAAGATTTTGAAATGATGAAGGCAGCGGGTATGAATACCATACGTATTGCCGAATCGACATGGAGTACATGGGAGAAAAATGAAGGGGAATACGATTTTTCAATCCTTACGGATACGCTTGACAGTGCGGAGAAATATGATATGCAGGTAATCATAGGAACTCCAACCTATGCGGTGCCTTCATGGCTTGTAAAAAAAGATCCGGATGTGCTTGCGACAACTAAACAGGGACGCGGAATATATGGTGCCAGACAAATAATGGATATTATGAATCCAACTTACAGGGACGCCGCTGAGAAGATCATACGCAGAATGATGGAAGTTGTTAAGGATCGGAAATGTGTAATCGGATATCAGATTGATAATGAGACTAAACATTATGGTACCTCAGGGGCTAATATCCAGAAATTGTTTAAGAAATACCTGATAGAAAAATTCGGAACTGTTGAGGAGCTTAATAAAAGATTTGGTTTTGCATATTGGAGTAATTCTATAGGAAAATGGGACGATCTTCCGGATGTGAGAGGAACAATAAACGGGTCATATGCAGCAGAATTTGAAAGGTTTCAGAGACATCTTGCAGCCGAATTTTTAATCTGGCAGAGAAAAATTATTGATGAATACAGGAGAGATGATCAGTTTGTAACTCATAATTTTGACTTTGAATGGAGAAAGGATGAACTTGCTCCATTTGGACATTCATATGGTGTACAGCCGGGGATCAACCATTATGAAGCTTCAGATGCAGTAACGATCGCAGGATGTGATATTTATCATCCGACACAGGATGATTTAACAGGGGTTGAAATTGCCTATGGCGGAGACAGCATACGTACGCTTAAGAATTCCCCGTATATAGTCCTGGAGACAGAGGCGCAGGCATTCAGGTATTGGACACCTTATCCGGGGCAGCTTTACCAACAGGCTTTTTCGCATATAGCCAGCGGAGCTATGGGAGTTGAATATTGGCACTGGCATAGTATACATAATAGCTATGAGACCTACTGGAAGGGTGTTCTCAGTCATGATATGGAAGAAAATGAGGTCTATAAAGAAGCAAAGGCTATTGGAGAGGATTTCAAAAAAATTTATCCATATATCAAAAAGAGCAGTAAAAGAAACAGGATCGCATTGATCACGGATAATCACAGTCAGACTGCGTTAGAATTATTCCCTATCGGAGATGCTAAGGACGAACCGGGTGATGAATATATTTCTTATAACGATGTTGTAAGAATATATTATGATGCTTTATATATGCAAAATTTAGAATGTGACATAATTGATGTTCGATCACTTGAAAAAAATAGCAGGGATTATGACATGATAATAACACCTGCCCTTTATTCTGCAACTGATGAGACTATCAGCTATCTTCGAACTTTTGTGGAAAATGGAGGCGTACTCGTTTCTTCATTTAAGTCATTTTTTACCGATGAAAATCTGCAGGTAAGACATGAAAAGCAGCCGTATAGAATGACGGATGTTTTTGGCGCTTACTATCAGGAATTTACGAGACCGGGTAAAACAAAGCTCCGTGGAAAAGATATAACGGTATGGCAGGAACTTTTATTTGCAGATCCGTCGACTGAAGCTGAAAGATATGAACACAAATACTGGGGAAAATATGCCGCAATAACTCATAACAAATACAAAAAAGGTCATGCAATATATATTGGCTGTAATTGTGATGCGGAAATTGTAAAGGATGAGCTTGGAAAAGCAGCTTCTTTAGCCGGAGTGAAGAGTCCGGATGAAAAATTCCCTATTATAATCAGGAGTTTAGCAACTGATGATGGTAAAGAAATAAGGTTCATATTTAATTATAGCGACGGTGAAAAAAAGATAAGTTGTAATTTTGATAATGCTGTAGATATTCTGACTAATAAAGAGTATAAACGCAATGATGAAATTTGTATCAAAGACTGGGGATTAAAAATTCTTTATATTGGCAAGCACTAAGACGGGTGTGGAATGGGAGTATGCTCCCATGATTTTAGTAACCGGGAAGAAGAGATAGAAGGGGATCAGATGCCATTTATAAGGCGGCGGGTAAGGAGAGGCTCCTTGCTGAGCGGCAGAAGATAGGACATATTAAACCGGGTGATGTGGCTATTACTCCTGCATTTAAGCTTGATGCCAAATACATCATTCATGCCAGCGGGCCGTGGTGGGAAGGCGGAAGCAAGGGCGAGGTCAACTTTCGGTTGACCTTTCTTCTTTTTGGATAATCTATTATTAGATTGCAAAGAAGAATAGTCACTGATAATGACTGAAGTGGAAGGATATTGAAGCAGTAATGGGTGTTTGGGGGAAATGAGCTCCAAACACCCCTGCTACATAGCTCATCAAAACAGATTGTCTATATATTCCGTAAGTGCTTTTCTATCATAAAAATTCTTCATCTTGGCAATCCCAAAGTCGGGCGTGGCACCTCGGTCGATATCATAGAAAGAGCCGTTCTTAAAGAGGCTGATACGTTTGTATCCGGATATCTGTATCATGCTTCCGCCTGCAGTTGACATAAGATGAACATCACAGGATCCGCCTCCTGAAGTCATTCCGAGCAAAGTTACTCTGGGAGACATCATGTAGGCATTGGGCACAAGATTTCCGCTGGAAAAACTGACTGGAGAGATCAGGCAATAAAGATTGAGTCCCTTTAATGAAAGATGATCATCTGCAGTAAATTTTCCATCTCTGTTCGTGTCGATCATATATGCTGCAGAACCTGACGCTCCGGTCATGGTGTTTACAATACTAAGGTCACCAAGCCCGAGATAAAATGCTATAACATAAGCCGCCGATATGGCATCCCCACCTGTATTAAAGGACAGATCCATTACCACATTTTTTATCGGGCTGTCAGGACGAAGTATCTGATTCCTTGAATACTGCACCAATCGTATCGTATCATACAGTTCGTCCTCAGTCGGTTCAGACTTGTAATCAATATCTTCTGATGGATGTGTGAATTTATCAAATGAAATATATGCAGTATCTCCGATTTCTTCATAGGGAGGAACGCCATCCGGGAAAAATTCAGCCCTTGTATCATAAAATTCGTCTGCAATCCGGGTGTATCTTGCGTGCCATGGACCATATATCTCAGCTGCCGCTGTTTCAAAAGACTCTTCGTCGCTCATATATGATCTTTTATTAAAGCTTGAATGAATATCATCGAGATGATATTCGATAAAACTTTTTAGCGCGATATCTGCTTTTGTCTGGTCTGTTCCCCTAAGCTTATTACGGATTCCGCACTCAAAAAAGAAAGTATCGAAATCAGATATATTATGTGTTTCTTTAAGTCCGTAGATATTATCAAGGGCAAAGCAGAGTTCATTGTAATCAAATTTTGCAAATTCCTCTGTACGATTCCCGGATACTGAATAATATATTTCGGCAAGTTCGTCATCAAGTTTACCGGGAAGATAAAACACCGCCTCTCCGTTGCAAAGTGTAAAAGTGGCATTATATGTCAGTATGAGATCACTTATAGTCTGAAGAGGAAGATAGTATCCGTCTCCTTCATGAACTAATGAAATTTCATACGGTTTTAAATCGAAGGTCATGACTTTACCATATCTGTCATTTGAATAAAGATCGA is from Lachnospiraceae bacterium C1.1 and encodes:
- a CDS encoding histidine kinase translates to MKQFLKRLSEMRKKLISKKSSIRYRFQKTALTITFFSGMVIFLLSAYGLSRINMKAAEAYLEDNSAVAYANIENHSDTITQLSVGIIANPVIKNSLTKINKNNTKNEYRRRSEIQSLKNTISKQVQGSVFNIDGIVSLRIYSLKDDEIFVGTTNNEYLEYSAGKGEIIAANGAALWGTAGEKKYLWMARAILSTDTIQPIGYMVIICDPSFMGEALPGKVGSFDTSSYLISKTGMIIASSEDSLIGKKADLDIYRGGKKTARDLYSGRKAYYSMKTGSDEGWILLTTVEQSLLFYEILKLILGFAVIFSLIIIISNIVTKSAVQRLVRPTERLLDGMKKFGEGNLSARVEVSGNDEITELTEAYNSMADQVQNLMEKVYELELSNKQAEIEFLKMQINPHFLYNTLDTMSWMGFSCGSEEITDMAVSLAEILRASIKQDIIIKISDEIRIVEDYLRIQHYRFRDRINAEVSVDEDIRDCYMPGFLLQPLIENSITHGLEGEIGRKGIIVVEGYREDDKILFSVTDNGKGMTEEELKKLIENCKDTHARDSIGIKNVYRRLYMIFGEECSFNIESSPDHGTRVSFKISADMKLN
- a CDS encoding beta-galactosidase encodes the protein MNGLIFGAAYYPEYEIEKRTEKDFEMMKAAGMNTIRIAESTWSTWEKNEGEYDFSILTDTLDSAEKYDMQVIIGTPTYAVPSWLVKKDPDVLATTKQGRGIYGARQIMDIMNPTYRDAAEKIIRRMMEVVKDRKCVIGYQIDNETKHYGTSGANIQKLFKKYLIEKFGTVEELNKRFGFAYWSNSIGKWDDLPDVRGTINGSYAAEFERFQRHLAAEFLIWQRKIIDEYRRDDQFVTHNFDFEWRKDELAPFGHSYGVQPGINHYEASDAVTIAGCDIYHPTQDDLTGVEIAYGGDSIRTLKNSPYIVLETEAQAFRYWTPYPGQLYQQAFSHIASGAMGVEYWHWHSIHNSYETYWKGVLSHDMEENEVYKEAKAIGEDFKKIYPYIKKSSKRNRIALITDNHSQTALELFPIGDAKDEPGDEYISYNDVVRIYYDALYMQNLECDIIDVRSLEKNSRDYDMIITPALYSATDETISYLRTFVENGGVLVSSFKSFFTDENLQVRHEKQPYRMTDVFGAYYQEFTRPGKTKLRGKDITVWQELLFADPSTEAERYEHKYWGKYAAITHNKYKKGHAIYIGCNCDAEIVKDELGKAASLAGVKSPDEKFPIIIRSLATDDGKEIRFIFNYSDGEKKISCNFDNAVDILTNKEYKRNDEICIKDWGLKILYIGKH
- a CDS encoding macro domain-containing protein, whose product is MYKAAGKERLLAERQKIGHIKPGDVAITPAFKLDAKYIIHASGPWWEGGSKGEVNFRLTFLLFG
- a CDS encoding S41 family peptidase — its product is MRKKCRTAISFILSLALLTGCSELPDKTGKADPKTLSGNNTQEAAALSSVSKNASGQHSIKSKNIPLYMEDAEHKEDIDLYYIDGSTVPYISADTVLYFLQSMQDTVSYELEYDGEHAIFTRKGSKFTCDFDFENDSITFFDFDAFLKGNAGPVVNVVIPDDGAEAALFDEVDLYSNDRYGKVMTFDLKPYEISLVHEGDGYYLPLQTISDLILTYNATFTLCNGEAVFYLPGKLDDELAEIYYSVSGNRTEEFAKFDYNELCFALDNIYGLKETHNISDFDTFFFECGIRNKLRGTDQTKADIALKSFIEYHLDDIHSSFNKRSYMSDEESFETAAAEIYGPWHARYTRIADEFYDTRAEFFPDGVPPYEEIGDTAYISFDKFTHPSEDIDYKSEPTEDELYDTIRLVQYSRNQILRPDSPIKNVVMDLSFNTGGDAISAAYVIAFYLGLGDLSIVNTMTGASGSAAYMIDTNRDGKFTADDHLSLKGLNLYCLISPVSFSSGNLVPNAYMMSPRVTLLGMTSGGGSCDVHLMSTAGGSMIQISGYKRISLFKNGSFYDIDRGATPDFGIAKMKNFYDRKALTEYIDNLF